In the Lactobacillus paragasseri genome, ACTTTAACAAATAACTAGTAAACTTTATTCCAGTAACAATAAAGTAGGAAAGGTTATAGTTAATGAAATCAAAAACTAAATATTTTAGTCTATTTGCCATGCTAACTATCTTGGCATTAGTCTTAACTGGTTGTGCTAACAATAGTCAAAGTATCTATCAAGCACCTACTAGTGGACCATATGCTTGGGTTTTTAGTCTTTTTGGTAAGCCAATTCAAAATATCATGTTAGCTGTTGAGCATCAAATTGGTGGCTCAAATGGTGCTGGCTGGGCAATTATTATCATTACTTTTGTTGTTCAGTTAATTGTTATGCCGCTTCGTCTTGCATCTCAGCGCAAAATGACTACACAGCAAGAAAAGACTCAAAAACTTCAACCACAAATGAAGTTGATTCAAGAAGCACTGAAAAAACCTGGCTTAACTCAACCGCAACAAATGCAAATTAGCCAACTTCAAATGCGAGTTTATAAAGATAACAATATGTCCATGATGGGTGGAATGGGATGTTTACCATTACTTATCCAACTGCCGATTATGATTGGGATCTATCAAGCAGTAGCTTATTCTAAAGAATTAGCTGCTTCAAGTTTCTTTGGTATTTCTTTGGGGCAGCGCTCAATTGTTCTAACCATCATTGCTACCTTGCTTTATGTAATTCAAGGTTATCTATCAATGGTTGGAATTCCTGAAGAACAGAAGAAAGCCATGCAGATGACTTTGATTTTGAGTCCAGCAATGACTTTCTTCATCAGTATTTCAGCTCCTGGCGCCTTAGCTCTTTACTTCTTAGTTGGTGGTTTAATTGCTATCTTGCAACAAGTAATTACTACATTCATCATCATGCCAAAAGTAAAAAAGGATGTTGCAGCTGAATTAAATGAGCGTCCACTTAAGGTGGTAGTCACTCAAGAAACAATCGATAGTATTCTTAATACTACTACTTCATCAAATACTAATAACGAAACAGAAAAAGATCTTCATCAAGATTTACGTGCACGAAATGCTGGTAAGCAAAAACGTCCTCATAACTCTGATAAAGATTAATAAGCAAATAAAAAAGGAATCCAATTTTTGTAGGTCACTACAAAATGGATTCCTTTTTATTATCATTTATTTTCTTGTTTAGACTTTAACAAAGGAAATTCAATCATAAATTTACTACCTGAACCAAGTGTCGAACTAACACTAATTTTTCCATGGTAGCTTTCAACTAATTTTTGAGCAATAGCTAAACCTAGACCATTACCACCTTTTTCACGAGTTCGAGCTTTATCTACACGATAGAAACGATTGAAGATCTTATCTTGCTCATCAGGCGCAATACCTTCACCAAAATCTTGGACGGAAATTTTAACTTTATCTTTTTCGGTAGCTGCATCAACTAATATTTCTTTACGATCCGTAGAATACTTAATTGCGTTGTCAATTAAAATAATCAAAATTTGCTCTAAGTGATTACGATAGATCTTGATAATTGTATCTGGTGCTAAGTCACTGTCATCATATGTAATTGTAAAATCTTGATGAATCATTCTCATATCATTAACTGTTCGATTAAGAACTTCGTTAACATCAGCCGTTTTATCAGGATACTGTAAATCAACTTGTTCAGCCCTAGTTAAGTCAAGCATCTCCTGAATTAAATGTTTCATCCGTTTGCTTTCTTGAAGAGAAGCTTGAATTGATTCTTCTAGGACCTGCGGATCATCTTTTCCCCATCGTTCTAGTAAGTTCAAGTGTCCTTCAATTACAGCCACCGGTGTACGTAACTCATGAGATACATCCCCAACGAATTGCTTCTGTTGCTGCATATACGCCTGCATTCGATCTAGCATTTCATTAAATGAGGTAGCTAATTCACCTAACTCATCATTTCGATGGAGATCTGGAACTCTTCGTTTATTAGTTGGATCTTCATTAATATCATGAGAAATCTGTGACATCTTTTTGATCGGTTGGACAACACTATTAACAATCAAATATGATAAACCGACAAAAACAATAATTGCAATAATCGACAGACCAATCATCCAATTACGAATTGATTTCAAAACATGATTTTGTTGATCCATCGAATTATCAACAATTAAGTATCCAGTTAATCGATGTGTTTTATCAGAAAAAATCTTCTGATAAATTTTCATATGGATTTTTCCTTTTGTGTTTTCTACCTTTAAAACATGATTCTCTGTCTTGCTAAAATGAGGCATTCCATTATCAGGAACATTTCCATTACTAAAGACCACATCTCCGCTTGGATTATAAATAGTAATACTTGTATCTCGATTCGACAAAGTCGCTAAAACATCATCATTAAAGACATTTCCCCCATCATTTGAAGTAATAGGGGTTTGCCCTTCCAAAATTCGATTAGTATTAGGCGAAAGCTGAGGAACAACATTTGAAATCTGGAGACTGGTCGGAATTTCGACCAATCTTCTCTGAAAGGTGGTGGCAACACTTTCAGTCAAATTTCTTTCCTGCGAAACAATTTGCTGCTTTACTAAAGAATAAATTGCAATTGAAAATATAACAAAAGAGACCGTAATTGTCGCT is a window encoding:
- the yidC gene encoding membrane protein insertase YidC; protein product: MKSKTKYFSLFAMLTILALVLTGCANNSQSIYQAPTSGPYAWVFSLFGKPIQNIMLAVEHQIGGSNGAGWAIIIITFVVQLIVMPLRLASQRKMTTQQEKTQKLQPQMKLIQEALKKPGLTQPQQMQISQLQMRVYKDNNMSMMGGMGCLPLLIQLPIMIGIYQAVAYSKELAASSFFGISLGQRSIVLTIIATLLYVIQGYLSMVGIPEEQKKAMQMTLILSPAMTFFISISAPGALALYFLVGGLIAILQQVITTFIIMPKVKKDVAAELNERPLKVVVTQETIDSILNTTTSSNTNNETEKDLHQDLRARNAGKQKRPHNSDKD
- a CDS encoding HAMP domain-containing sensor histidine kinase — encoded protein: MKMMKHVKKQNKSTKETPKSSLTFKWVSLVAATITVSFVIFSIAIYSLVKQQIVSQERNLTESVATTFQRRLVEIPTSLQISNVVPQLSPNTNRILEGQTPITSNDGGNVFNDDVLATLSNRDTSITIYNPSGDVVFSNGNVPDNGMPHFSKTENHVLKVENTKGKIHMKIYQKIFSDKTHRLTGYLIVDNSMDQQNHVLKSIRNWMIGLSIIAIIVFVGLSYLIVNSVVQPIKKMSQISHDINEDPTNKRRVPDLHRNDELGELATSFNEMLDRMQAYMQQQKQFVGDVSHELRTPVAVIEGHLNLLERWGKDDPQVLEESIQASLQESKRMKHLIQEMLDLTRAEQVDLQYPDKTADVNEVLNRTVNDMRMIHQDFTITYDDSDLAPDTIIKIYRNHLEQILIILIDNAIKYSTDRKEILVDAATEKDKVKISVQDFGEGIAPDEQDKIFNRFYRVDKARTREKGGNGLGLAIAQKLVESYHGKISVSSTLGSGSKFMIEFPLLKSKQENK